A single region of the Salicibibacter cibi genome encodes:
- the atpE gene encoding F0F1 ATP synthase subunit C yields MAQLAAGIAAGLAAIGGGIAVAIIVKGVLEGVSRQPELRGTLQTLMFIGIPLAEAVPIIAIAISFMLVFGIGG; encoded by the coding sequence ATGGCTCAATTGGCAGCAGGGATTGCAGCAGGACTCGCAGCGATTGGCGGGGGTATTGCCGTCGCGATCATCGTAAAAGGTGTTTTAGAAGGGGTTTCCCGTCAACCGGAACTAAGGGGAACATTACAGACGCTTATGTTCATTGGTATTCCGCTTGCAGAAGCCGTGCCGATTATCGCTATCGCGATTTCATTCATGTTGGTATTCGGCATCGGCGGATAA
- the atpF gene encoding F0F1 ATP synthase subunit B, translating into MDMMEFIADIQWGNALYQLLIFSLLIWVVSRWALKPLLGVMKKREQQVNDNLDNAEKSRAEAEQYLEQQREELKKAREDTQAMIDNANKMSEQQAKEILDNAKAEGERLKEAAAADINREKEQALESVRDQVASLSVAIATKVIEKELDEGEQEKLIDSYLKEVGNE; encoded by the coding sequence ATGGATATGATGGAATTTATAGCGGATATTCAGTGGGGCAATGCATTGTACCAGTTGCTTATCTTCTCATTGCTCATTTGGGTTGTCAGCCGCTGGGCGTTAAAACCGCTTCTCGGCGTGATGAAAAAACGAGAACAGCAAGTCAATGATAACCTGGATAATGCCGAAAAAAGCCGCGCGGAAGCTGAACAATATCTTGAGCAACAACGCGAAGAATTGAAAAAAGCGCGTGAAGATACGCAAGCAATGATTGATAACGCGAATAAAATGAGCGAGCAACAAGCGAAAGAGATTCTCGATAATGCAAAAGCAGAAGGAGAACGTCTAAAAGAAGCGGCAGCTGCAGATATTAATCGAGAAAAAGAACAAGCGTTGGAATCCGTCCGAGATCAAGTCGCCAGCCTCTCGGTAGCGATTGCTACGAAGGTGATCGAAAAGGAACTGGATGAAGGCGAGCAAGAGAAACTCATTGATAGCTATTTAAAAGAAGTTGGTAATGAATGA